The Vibrio agarivorans genome window below encodes:
- the glnB gene encoding nitrogen regulatory protein P-II, with the protein MKKIEAIIKPFKLDDVREALAEVGITGMTVSEVKGFGRQKGHTELYRGAEYMVDFLPKVKLEIVVSADVADQCVDTIIETAQTGKIGDGKIFVTDIERIVRIRTGEEDEEAI; encoded by the coding sequence ATGAAAAAAATTGAAGCGATTATCAAGCCATTCAAACTTGATGATGTGCGTGAAGCGCTAGCAGAAGTCGGTATCACGGGTATGACGGTTTCTGAGGTAAAAGGCTTTGGTCGTCAAAAAGGCCACACTGAGCTCTATCGTGGGGCAGAGTACATGGTTGACTTTCTGCCTAAAGTGAAGCTTGAGATCGTTGTTAGTGCAGATGTCGCTGATCAATGCGTTGATACCATTATTGAAACGGCGCAAACGGGTAAGATTGGTGATGGTAAAATCTTTGTCACTGACATCGAACGTATCGTTCGTATTCGCACAGGTGAAGAGGACGAAGAGGCGATCTAA
- the accA gene encoding acetyl-CoA carboxylase carboxyl transferase subunit alpha — protein MSLTFLEFEKPIAELEAKIEALRDVTRHGGDSTVDLDKEIKQLEKKSLELKQKTFSDLSAWQTAQLARHPQRPYTLDYLEHVFTEFDELAGDRAYADDKAIVGGIARLEGRPVMVIGHQKGRETKEKVKRNFGMPKPEGYRKALRLMKMAERFNMPIVTFIDTAGAYPGVGAEERGQSEAIATNLKVMAGLKVPVICNVIGEGGSGGALAIGVGDYVNMLQYSTYSVISPEGCASILWRDAEKAPQAAEAMGLTAPRLKELELIDEVIEEPLGGAHRDYVAISGSMKEMLLKQLAELEQFDNEALLERRYQRLMSYGYC, from the coding sequence ATGAGCCTAACTTTTTTAGAATTTGAAAAGCCGATTGCAGAATTAGAAGCAAAAATTGAAGCGCTACGTGATGTTACTCGCCACGGCGGCGACAGCACTGTTGATCTAGACAAAGAGATCAAACAGCTAGAGAAAAAGAGCTTAGAACTAAAGCAGAAAACATTCAGCGATTTGAGCGCATGGCAGACAGCTCAACTTGCTCGTCATCCACAGCGTCCATACACTCTTGACTATCTAGAGCATGTGTTCACAGAGTTTGATGAACTGGCAGGCGATCGTGCGTACGCAGATGACAAAGCGATTGTCGGTGGTATTGCTCGTCTTGAGGGCCGCCCTGTGATGGTGATTGGCCATCAGAAAGGTCGTGAAACTAAAGAGAAAGTAAAGCGTAACTTTGGTATGCCTAAGCCTGAAGGTTACCGTAAGGCACTGCGCCTAATGAAAATGGCTGAGCGCTTTAACATGCCTATCGTGACATTCATTGATACTGCAGGTGCCTACCCTGGCGTTGGAGCCGAAGAACGCGGTCAATCTGAAGCGATTGCCACCAACCTTAAAGTGATGGCGGGGCTTAAAGTGCCTGTTATCTGTAACGTTATCGGTGAAGGTGGTTCTGGTGGTGCATTGGCTATCGGAGTGGGTGATTATGTGAATATGCTGCAATACTCGACGTATTCAGTTATCTCCCCTGAGGGCTGCGCTTCCATTTTGTGGCGTGATGCAGAGAAAGCACCACAAGCAGCTGAAGCTATGGGCTTAACGGCACCACGCCTCAAAGAACTGGAGCTGATTGATGAAGTCATTGAAGAGCCACTGGGTGGCGCGCATCGTGACTACGTAGCAATTTCAGGCTCAATGAAAGAGATGCTGCTGAAGCAACTGGCAGAGCTCGAGCAATTTGATAATGAAGCGCTACTAGAGCGCCGTTACCAGCGCCTAATGAGCTACGGTTACTGTTAA
- the fabZ gene encoding 3-hydroxyacyl-ACP dehydratase FabZ, whose amino-acid sequence MTTENKTMNITEIQELLPHRYPFLMIDRVVDFEEAKFLKAIKNVSVNEPQFTGHFPQLPVFPGVLILEAMAQATGLLAFKSFGAPQGNELYYFASVDGAKFRKPVTPGDQLVIEVEFLKERRGIAAFNGVAKVDGEVVCSAELKCARREF is encoded by the coding sequence GTGACGACAGAAAATAAAACGATGAATATTACTGAAATTCAGGAACTTCTTCCTCATCGTTACCCATTTTTGATGATTGACCGTGTAGTAGATTTTGAAGAAGCAAAGTTTCTTAAGGCAATCAAAAACGTTTCTGTGAATGAGCCTCAGTTTACTGGTCACTTCCCACAACTTCCTGTTTTTCCAGGTGTACTGATTCTGGAAGCAATGGCGCAAGCAACAGGTTTGTTGGCGTTTAAATCGTTCGGTGCCCCTCAAGGTAATGAACTTTACTACTTCGCGAGCGTTGACGGTGCGAAATTCCGCAAGCCAGTCACGCCGGGTGACCAATTGGTGATTGAAGTTGAGTTCCTGAAAGAACGTCGCGGTATTGCTGCATTTAATGGTGTGGCAAAAGTTGATGGCGAAGTTGTCTGCTCTGCAGAACTAAAATGTGCACGTAGAGAGTTTTGA
- a CDS encoding c-type cytochrome yields the protein MKKVMVGVVAGLAMMSMNVMAAGDAEAGKAKAAICAACHGADGIATIPGYPNLKGQNEQYLISSVKAYKNKERQGGLAAVMQAQAAMLSDQDIANLAAYYANLK from the coding sequence ATGAAAAAAGTAATGGTAGGTGTAGTCGCGGGCTTAGCGATGATGAGCATGAATGTTATGGCTGCTGGCGATGCAGAAGCTGGTAAAGCAAAAGCGGCAATTTGTGCAGCGTGTCATGGTGCAGATGGTATTGCCACCATTCCGGGTTATCCAAACCTCAAGGGTCAAAACGAACAATACCTTATATCTTCAGTCAAAGCCTATAAAAACAAAGAACGTCAAGGCGGCCTTGCTGCAGTGATGCAGGCGCAAGCGGCGATGCTGAGTGACCAAGATATTGCCAACCTAGCGGCCTACTACGCCAACTTAAAGTAA
- the lpxB gene encoding lipid-A-disaccharide synthase has protein sequence MAKPLRVGIVAGELSGDTLGEGLIAQIKQQYPDAEFVGIGGPKMIANGCESWFDMEELAVMGLVEVLGRLRRLLHVKAELVKRFTDNPPDVFIGIDAPDFNLRLEKDLKQAGIKTVHYVSPSVWAWRQNRIHGIAKATNLVLAFLPFEKAFYDKFNVPCEFIGHTLADAIPLHSDKQAAQQQLGLDSSKRWLAVLPGSRGSELSMLAEPFIQTCQRLHQDDPSLGFVVALVNDKRRVQFEEVWQQIAPELPFTLINDTARTVITASDAVMLASGTVALECMLVKRPMVVGYKVNAITGFLAKRMLKTAYVSLPNILADAPLVKEFLQEECTVDNLYHEVKQLLEGDTQPLIDKFTEMHQWIRKDADKQAADAVLNLIGKTA, from the coding sequence ATGGCAAAACCATTACGAGTAGGAATTGTAGCGGGAGAACTGTCGGGAGATACATTGGGTGAAGGCCTGATTGCCCAGATAAAACAGCAGTATCCTGATGCAGAGTTTGTCGGTATCGGTGGACCAAAGATGATCGCCAATGGCTGTGAATCATGGTTTGATATGGAAGAGCTTGCGGTGATGGGGCTTGTGGAAGTGCTTGGCCGCTTGAGACGACTGCTTCATGTCAAGGCGGAACTGGTTAAACGCTTTACTGACAATCCTCCAGATGTGTTTATTGGGATCGATGCGCCAGATTTTAATCTGAGACTAGAGAAAGATCTCAAGCAAGCTGGAATCAAAACTGTCCATTACGTCAGTCCATCGGTTTGGGCATGGCGTCAAAACCGTATTCATGGCATTGCCAAAGCAACGAATCTCGTTCTTGCCTTTTTGCCGTTTGAGAAAGCGTTTTACGATAAGTTTAATGTGCCGTGTGAGTTTATTGGTCACACACTAGCGGATGCTATTCCCCTGCATTCTGACAAGCAGGCCGCGCAGCAGCAACTCGGTCTCGATAGCAGTAAACGCTGGCTTGCAGTTCTGCCGGGCAGTCGTGGCAGTGAACTTTCGATGCTAGCGGAGCCATTTATTCAAACTTGCCAAAGGCTACATCAAGATGACCCTTCACTGGGCTTTGTTGTGGCTTTGGTCAATGATAAGCGCCGCGTTCAATTTGAAGAAGTGTGGCAACAAATCGCCCCTGAGTTACCCTTTACTTTAATCAATGATACTGCGCGAACTGTTATTACGGCGTCTGACGCAGTGATGTTAGCGTCAGGTACAGTGGCATTGGAGTGCATGTTGGTTAAGCGCCCTATGGTAGTGGGTTATAAGGTGAATGCCATTACCGGATTTTTGGCCAAGCGCATGTTGAAAACCGCGTATGTGTCTTTACCTAATATTTTAGCGGATGCGCCCTTGGTTAAAGAGTTCCTCCAAGAAGAGTGCACCGTCGATAACCTTTATCATGAGGTAAAGCAGTTACTTGAAGGCGATACGCAACCGCTTATCGACAAGTTTACAGAGATGCATCAATGGATTCGTAAAGATGCAGACAAACAAGCAGCGGATGCCGTATTGAATTTGATTGGAAAGACAGCGTAA
- the dnaE gene encoding DNA polymerase III subunit alpha translates to MADPKFIHLRIHSDFSMVDGINKVPPLVNKVAELGMPAMALTDFTNLCGLVKFYGNAHGKGIKPIIGADFSMQSDEFGEELTSLTVLAADNDGYKNLTLLISEAYLRGHVQHQPVIDKAWLANHAKGLILLSGGKSGEIGRALLKGNQALAAQCADFYKQHFADRFYLELTRTGRADEESYLHFAIEFSEQHDLPVVATNDVVFIEQDLFDAHEIRAAIHDGFTLDDPRRPKNYSPQQYLRSEEEMCELFADIPEALENSVEIAKRCNVTVRLGEYFLPAFPTEGMEETDFLVKKSQEGLEERLEFLFPDPDVRAERRPEYDERLDVELKVINQMGFPGYFLIVMEFIQWSKDNDIPVGPGRGSGAGSLVAYALKITDLDPLEYDLLFERFLNPERVSMPDFDVDFCMDKRDQVIDHVAEMYGRDAVSQIITFGTMAAKAVIRDVGRVLGHPFGFVDRISKLIPPDPGMTLEKAFKAEPALPELYERDEEVKDLIDMCRILEGCTRNAGKHAGGVVISPTTITDFAPIYADSEGHFPVTQFDKNDVETAGLVKFDFLGLRTLTIIDWALGLINPRLEREGLAPVRIESIPLEDESSFRLLQNSETTAVFQLESRGMKELIKRLQPDCFEDIIALVALFRPGPLQSGMVDNFIDRKHGREAVSYPDEKWQHDSLKEILEPTYGIILYQEQVMQIAQVLSGYTLGGADMLRRAMGKKKPEEMAKQRATFEEGAVANGVDGELAMKIFDLVEKFAGYGFNKSHSAAYALVSYQTLWLKTHYPAEFMAAVMTADMDNTEKVVGLVDECLRMKLTVLPPDINAGLYRFNVDEKGAIVYGIGAIKGVGEGPIDAILESREKDGHFKDLFDFCARIDLKKVNKRVIEKLIYAGALDRLGPHRAALMASLDDAVKAAAQHHQAEAFGQSDMFGVLTDAPEEVEHKYIQVPPWPEKVWLEGERDTLGLYLTGHPINEYIKELGKYTSCRLKDATPTRRDQTVTLSGLVIAARVMTTKRGTRIGIMTLDDRSARIEVMLFSDALEKYAELLEKDKILVVSGQVSFDDFNGGLKMSAREVMDLGAAREKFARGLSISINESQINETFFERFSQILEPHRAGSVPVHVYYQRSDARTRITMGTQWRVTPSDTLLDELKQLLGKRQVELEFH, encoded by the coding sequence ATGGCTGACCCTAAGTTTATCCACCTTCGCATTCACAGTGATTTCTCCATGGTGGATGGAATTAACAAAGTTCCCCCTTTAGTCAACAAAGTTGCCGAGCTTGGTATGCCAGCGATGGCATTGACAGACTTTACCAACCTATGTGGTTTGGTGAAGTTCTATGGTAACGCTCATGGAAAGGGTATTAAGCCTATTATCGGTGCGGATTTTTCCATGCAGTCTGATGAGTTTGGTGAAGAGTTAACATCGCTCACCGTACTCGCGGCAGACAACGATGGCTACAAGAACCTCACATTACTGATCTCCGAGGCTTATTTACGAGGACACGTACAGCATCAGCCTGTCATTGATAAAGCTTGGCTAGCAAATCACGCCAAAGGGCTTATCCTGCTGTCTGGCGGTAAGAGCGGCGAAATAGGTCGCGCATTGCTTAAAGGCAATCAAGCGCTTGCGGCTCAATGTGCTGACTTCTACAAACAACATTTTGCTGACCGCTTCTACCTTGAGTTGACTCGCACCGGACGCGCTGATGAAGAGAGTTATCTGCACTTCGCCATAGAGTTTTCAGAGCAGCACGATCTGCCGGTTGTTGCGACCAACGATGTGGTGTTTATTGAGCAAGATTTGTTTGATGCACATGAAATCCGCGCAGCGATTCATGATGGTTTTACTCTCGATGATCCTCGTCGACCAAAGAATTATAGTCCTCAGCAGTATCTTCGCAGTGAAGAGGAGATGTGTGAACTGTTTGCTGACATTCCAGAAGCCCTCGAAAACAGTGTAGAGATTGCAAAACGATGTAACGTAACCGTCAGACTAGGAGAGTACTTCCTCCCCGCTTTCCCAACCGAGGGGATGGAAGAGACCGACTTTTTGGTCAAGAAATCACAAGAAGGCCTTGAAGAGCGTTTAGAGTTCCTCTTTCCCGATCCTGATGTCCGGGCAGAGCGACGCCCTGAATACGATGAGCGTTTAGATGTCGAACTGAAAGTGATCAACCAGATGGGTTTCCCCGGTTACTTCTTGATCGTAATGGAGTTCATCCAGTGGTCAAAAGATAACGATATTCCCGTTGGGCCGGGGCGTGGCTCCGGTGCCGGTTCTTTGGTAGCGTATGCGCTAAAGATCACCGATCTCGATCCACTCGAATACGATCTACTTTTCGAACGTTTCTTGAACCCCGAACGTGTCTCGATGCCCGATTTCGATGTCGACTTCTGTATGGATAAGCGTGACCAAGTCATTGATCACGTTGCTGAGATGTATGGCCGTGACGCGGTGTCACAGATCATTACCTTCGGTACGATGGCAGCAAAAGCGGTAATTCGTGATGTGGGACGTGTGCTGGGCCATCCGTTTGGCTTTGTTGATCGAATTTCTAAACTGATTCCACCTGACCCCGGTATGACGTTAGAGAAAGCGTTTAAAGCTGAACCTGCGTTGCCTGAGCTTTATGAACGCGATGAGGAAGTTAAAGATCTCATCGATATGTGTCGTATCCTAGAAGGGTGTACACGAAACGCGGGTAAACACGCGGGTGGGGTGGTAATTTCCCCCACCACCATCACCGATTTTGCACCGATTTATGCCGATTCTGAAGGGCATTTCCCGGTTACGCAGTTTGATAAAAATGACGTTGAAACAGCGGGTTTGGTCAAGTTTGACTTCTTGGGCCTGCGTACGCTGACCATTATTGACTGGGCATTGGGTTTGATTAACCCACGCCTCGAGCGTGAAGGGCTTGCGCCAGTTCGCATCGAGTCTATCCCACTCGAAGATGAATCATCGTTCCGATTGCTACAAAATTCGGAAACCACCGCGGTATTCCAGCTTGAATCTCGTGGGATGAAGGAGCTGATTAAGCGTCTTCAGCCAGACTGTTTTGAAGATATCATCGCATTGGTGGCGCTGTTCCGTCCCGGCCCGTTGCAATCGGGCATGGTAGATAACTTTATCGACCGTAAGCATGGTCGAGAGGCGGTCTCTTACCCAGACGAAAAGTGGCAGCACGACTCACTTAAAGAGATACTCGAACCGACCTACGGCATTATCCTTTATCAAGAGCAGGTCATGCAGATCGCGCAGGTTCTGTCTGGTTATACGCTGGGCGGAGCGGATATGCTGCGTCGTGCGATGGGTAAGAAAAAGCCAGAAGAGATGGCCAAGCAGCGTGCCACCTTTGAGGAAGGTGCGGTTGCCAATGGTGTCGATGGCGAGTTGGCGATGAAAATCTTCGACTTGGTTGAGAAGTTTGCCGGTTATGGTTTTAACAAATCTCACTCAGCGGCATACGCTCTCGTTTCTTATCAGACATTATGGTTGAAAACCCATTACCCAGCCGAATTTATGGCGGCGGTAATGACCGCGGATATGGATAATACCGAGAAGGTTGTTGGCCTAGTGGATGAGTGCTTGCGCATGAAACTCACGGTATTGCCACCTGATATCAATGCGGGCCTCTATCGCTTTAACGTTGATGAGAAAGGCGCGATTGTCTATGGTATCGGTGCGATTAAAGGGGTGGGTGAAGGCCCAATCGATGCCATTCTTGAATCACGTGAGAAAGACGGCCACTTTAAAGATCTCTTCGATTTTTGTGCGCGTATTGACCTGAAAAAAGTGAACAAGCGCGTTATCGAAAAGCTGATTTATGCAGGTGCGTTAGATCGCTTAGGCCCACATCGTGCGGCGCTGATGGCTTCGTTAGATGATGCCGTCAAAGCGGCGGCTCAGCATCACCAAGCTGAGGCCTTTGGTCAGAGTGATATGTTTGGTGTGTTGACAGACGCACCAGAAGAGGTTGAGCACAAGTACATTCAAGTGCCGCCTTGGCCTGAAAAAGTATGGTTGGAAGGGGAGCGTGATACGCTTGGCTTGTATCTCACTGGCCACCCAATCAACGAGTATATTAAAGAGTTGGGTAAGTACACTAGTTGCCGCTTGAAAGACGCCACCCCAACTCGTCGAGATCAAACGGTGACATTATCGGGTTTGGTGATAGCCGCGCGAGTGATGACTACCAAGCGCGGTACACGTATCGGAATCATGACCTTAGATGATCGCAGCGCGCGTATTGAGGTGATGTTATTCTCAGATGCACTAGAAAAATACGCAGAATTGCTAGAAAAAGACAAAATATTGGTCGTTTCTGGACAGGTCAGCTTTGATGACTTTAACGGCGGCCTTAAAATGTCGGCGCGCGAAGTTATGGATTTGGGCGCGGCGCGAGAGAAATTTGCACGCGGGTTATCCATTTCCATTAATGAATCTCAAATAAATGAAACATTTTTTGAGCGATTTAGTCAGATATTAGAGCCACATAGGGCCGGTAGTGTGCCTGTGCATGTATACTATCAAAGGTCAGATGCGCGAACCCGTATTACGATGGGCACTCAATGGCGAGTGACCCCAAGCGATACACTACTAGATGAATTAAAACAGCTACTTGGCAAACGCCAGGTAGAACTCGAATTTCACTAA
- the tilS gene encoding tRNA lysidine(34) synthetase TilS, whose amino-acid sequence MSRVETEFQTVIEPVVTTDSELVVALSGGLDSVALLNLSVRYAQQQGLACRAVHVHHGLSDNADAWASSCQKWCEALETPLEVIKVTLDLSQGESIEQVARQARYQALTKWMTPRSILLTGQHGDDQLETFLLALKRGSGPKGLASMAAVSYFASGLKVRPLLGLSRCELESWACEHKLEWVEDESNHDQRFDRNFLRHSVTPTLKERWPTILQSTLRTATLCAEQESLLDELMSDKLKEAINEFGGLQIDTLSSQSEVYRNRLLRMWLATQQELMPSQAQMQQLWHNVACAKVDANPELKLANGIVRRFQGALYWVAEHVDVSHWSQTLTINTPVQLPDELGELSLCDNQVDNSETRIGIQTLRAPSSGECYRVIFDPTGLSAHPESRQHSRKLKKLFQEYGVPSWQRRRIPIIVTEQRVVAVGDLFVDRQFSGQALTLTWLKSSNFKQNS is encoded by the coding sequence ATGAGCCGTGTCGAAACTGAATTTCAAACTGTCATAGAGCCTGTTGTGACAACCGATAGCGAGTTGGTTGTTGCGCTAAGCGGAGGGCTTGATTCTGTTGCTTTACTGAATTTGTCTGTGCGTTATGCTCAGCAACAGGGCTTGGCTTGTCGGGCAGTTCATGTTCATCATGGTCTGAGTGACAATGCCGATGCTTGGGCAAGCTCATGTCAAAAGTGGTGTGAGGCGCTTGAAACCCCTCTGGAGGTGATAAAAGTAACACTCGACTTGTCTCAGGGTGAGAGTATCGAGCAAGTTGCACGCCAAGCACGTTATCAAGCCTTGACGAAGTGGATGACGCCACGTTCTATTCTACTGACGGGTCAACATGGTGATGATCAGTTAGAGACCTTTTTGCTTGCTCTGAAACGCGGAAGCGGGCCGAAAGGTTTAGCGTCCATGGCGGCCGTATCCTATTTTGCGAGTGGATTGAAAGTTCGCCCATTGTTGGGGCTTTCTCGTTGTGAACTTGAATCATGGGCTTGTGAGCACAAGCTCGAATGGGTGGAAGATGAAAGTAATCATGATCAACGCTTTGACCGAAACTTTCTGCGTCATAGCGTGACACCGACTTTGAAGGAGCGCTGGCCAACGATACTTCAGTCCACGCTCAGAACGGCAACCTTGTGCGCTGAACAGGAGAGTCTGCTTGATGAGCTGATGAGTGACAAGCTTAAAGAGGCCATCAATGAATTTGGAGGCTTGCAGATTGATACTTTGAGCTCCCAGTCAGAAGTGTATCGAAATAGACTACTTCGTATGTGGCTTGCCACGCAGCAAGAGCTGATGCCATCACAGGCTCAAATGCAGCAGCTTTGGCACAACGTCGCATGTGCAAAAGTGGATGCCAACCCAGAGCTGAAACTAGCGAACGGAATCGTGAGGCGCTTTCAAGGGGCACTCTATTGGGTGGCGGAGCACGTAGATGTTTCACATTGGTCACAAACTTTAACCATTAATACCCCGGTCCAGCTTCCTGATGAGTTGGGTGAGCTATCTTTATGTGATAACCAAGTTGATAATTCAGAGACTCGCATTGGAATTCAAACTCTGCGAGCGCCTAGCTCGGGTGAGTGTTATCGGGTGATATTTGACCCAACGGGGTTGTCTGCTCATCCAGAATCGCGCCAACATAGTCGTAAATTAAAGAAGCTATTTCAAGAATATGGCGTACCAAGCTGGCAACGACGACGTATCCCGATTATTGTAACGGAACAGCGTGTGGTTGCTGTCGGTGACTTGTTCGTTGACCGGCAGTTTTCTGGACAGGCACTGACTTTAACTTGGCTAAAGTCATCCAATTTCAAGCAGAATTCGTAA
- a CDS encoding endonuclease/exonuclease/phosphatase family protein codes for MILKRFLSIGLVMFALAGTAVVAGFEMIFSAPEKPQLVVFDKTVEPAPDIQCYNNHAPEVLDNDGQIDVLVWNIYKQNRHNWKVTLDRLSRDSHLVLLQEASLTKELQGWIGQGHWNGNAVDAFKAFDVSAGVLNVAKELPAKACAYIELEPWLRLPKSALYAEYTLSNGERLAVVNIHSVNFTYGTQEYHRQLSRLVAQLQKHQGPIIAAGDFNSWSADRVEVMQQALNKVGLKPALFEPDYRKQFVNGLPLDHIYYRGLTLKTAKAPKTDASDHNPLIAQFQL; via the coding sequence ATGATTTTGAAGCGATTTTTGTCGATTGGTTTGGTGATGTTCGCGTTAGCTGGAACGGCAGTCGTCGCTGGCTTTGAAATGATTTTTTCTGCTCCAGAAAAGCCGCAGTTGGTGGTATTCGATAAAACCGTAGAGCCCGCTCCTGATATTCAATGCTATAACAACCATGCCCCAGAGGTTTTGGACAACGATGGGCAAATTGATGTCTTAGTGTGGAACATCTATAAACAAAACCGCCATAACTGGAAGGTGACACTAGATCGCTTAAGCCGAGATAGTCACCTTGTGTTGCTACAAGAGGCAAGTTTAACCAAAGAACTACAAGGTTGGATTGGTCAAGGGCATTGGAATGGCAATGCTGTGGACGCCTTTAAGGCGTTTGATGTTTCTGCGGGGGTGTTGAATGTCGCTAAAGAGCTACCTGCAAAGGCGTGTGCGTATATCGAGCTTGAACCATGGTTAAGGCTACCTAAATCGGCACTTTATGCTGAGTATACGCTCTCCAATGGAGAGCGTTTGGCCGTGGTCAATATCCACTCTGTGAACTTCACCTACGGCACTCAAGAGTATCATCGTCAGCTGTCTAGGTTGGTGGCACAACTGCAAAAGCATCAAGGGCCGATTATTGCCGCTGGCGACTTTAATAGTTGGAGTGCCGATCGCGTCGAAGTGATGCAACAAGCACTGAACAAAGTCGGCTTGAAGCCAGCTTTGTTTGAGCCAGATTATCGTAAACAGTTCGTCAATGGCTTACCCCTCGATCATATTTATTATCGAGGTTTAACCCTAAAAACAGCAAAGGCGCCCAAAACGGACGCCTCTGACCATAACCCTCTCATCGCGCAATTTCAGCTTTAA
- the lpxA gene encoding acyl-ACP--UDP-N-acetylglucosamine O-acyltransferase, whose translation MIHETAQIHPAAVVEEGAKIGANTVVGPFTYITKDVVIGENNEIMSHVVIKGHTTIGNENRIFPQAVIGEENQDKKYGGEDTTVVVGDRNVIRESVQIHRGTTQDKSTTVVGNDNLLCVNAHVAHDVIVGNHTHIGNNAILGGHVTVGDHAGVMALSAIHPFCSVGAYAYIGGCSAVVQDVLPYVLAQGNHATPFGLNLVGLKRNGFERAELRALQTAYKEIYRSGKTLEEAKASLAEMAKESPKIQPMCDMLENSERGIIR comes from the coding sequence ATGATTCATGAGACGGCTCAAATTCACCCTGCTGCAGTTGTAGAAGAGGGTGCAAAGATTGGTGCTAACACCGTTGTTGGCCCTTTTACTTACATCACCAAAGATGTGGTTATCGGTGAAAATAACGAGATCATGTCTCACGTTGTGATCAAAGGTCACACGACCATTGGTAATGAGAACCGTATCTTCCCGCAAGCGGTTATTGGTGAAGAAAACCAAGACAAGAAGTATGGCGGTGAAGACACAACGGTTGTTGTTGGTGATCGCAATGTGATTCGTGAAAGTGTGCAAATTCATCGCGGTACGACTCAAGATAAGAGTACAACTGTTGTGGGCAACGACAATCTACTGTGTGTGAATGCTCACGTTGCGCATGATGTGATTGTTGGTAATCATACGCACATCGGCAACAATGCAATCTTGGGCGGCCATGTAACGGTCGGTGATCATGCAGGTGTCATGGCACTATCAGCGATTCACCCATTCTGTAGTGTTGGCGCCTACGCTTACATTGGTGGTTGTTCGGCTGTTGTACAAGATGTTCTGCCTTACGTGTTGGCTCAAGGCAACCACGCAACACCATTTGGCTTGAACCTTGTTGGCCTGAAGCGTAATGGTTTTGAGCGAGCAGAACTTCGTGCACTGCAAACTGCATACAAAGAAATTTATCGCTCAGGTAAAACGCTTGAAGAGGCGAAAGCGTCTCTTGCCGAGATGGCAAAAGAGTCACCAAAAATTCAGCCTATGTGCGATATGCTAGAAAATTCTGAGCGTGGTATTATTCGTTAA
- the rnhB gene encoding ribonuclease HII produces MAVKKAQELPEFEYPAGYQLVAGVDEVGRGPLVGDVVTAAVILDPNNPIEGLNDSKKLSEKKRLALLPEIKEKALAWSVGRCSPEEIDQLNILQATMVAMQRAIAGLAVQPDLALIDGNRCPELAMDSQAVVKGDLRVAEISAASIIAKVVRDQEMEELDKQHPEFGFAKHKGYPTKAHFEAIEKHGVIDQHRKSFKPVKRALGIE; encoded by the coding sequence ATGGCAGTAAAAAAAGCACAAGAACTTCCAGAGTTTGAATACCCAGCAGGGTATCAGTTAGTTGCAGGCGTAGACGAGGTTGGACGAGGCCCATTAGTCGGTGATGTCGTGACCGCTGCGGTTATCCTTGACCCCAACAATCCGATAGAAGGCCTAAACGACTCAAAGAAGTTAAGCGAAAAGAAGCGATTAGCACTGTTGCCTGAGATTAAAGAGAAAGCGCTGGCTTGGTCTGTAGGCCGCTGTTCACCAGAAGAGATTGATCAGCTCAACATTCTCCAAGCAACCATGGTTGCTATGCAGCGAGCTATTGCTGGCCTTGCGGTTCAGCCTGACTTGGCACTGATCGATGGTAATCGATGTCCAGAGCTCGCGATGGACAGCCAAGCGGTGGTAAAAGGCGACCTGCGTGTCGCAGAGATTAGTGCCGCGTCAATTATCGCTAAAGTGGTGCGCGATCAAGAGATGGAAGAGCTTGATAAGCAGCATCCAGAGTTTGGTTTTGCCAAACATAAAGGTTACCCGACCAAGGCGCATTTTGAAGCGATTGAGAAGCATGGTGTGATTGATCAACACCGTAAGAGCTTTAAACCCGTCAAACGTGCGCTAGGGATAGAGTAG